The following proteins are co-located in the Trichormus variabilis 0441 genome:
- a CDS encoding HlyD family efflux transporter periplasmic adaptor subunit, giving the protein MLYIQNKKLIPPLQDDDALPPVGIWTSLLGLFLIVSVGSAIALSSWIKYNVVIKAGATVRPIGETRLVQPEIEGTIQNLFVTENQVVKRGDAIATLNTEQLQIKQSQLQGNIQQIKLQLVQVDAQISTFNSQILAETKVIERTVASAQADLARNQREYQERQITTQSEYIASEASLQKAIADLRKSQADLNFANADRDRYQQLADIGAIGRREYEQKKLVVEQAKSALEAGKRSVEIAQAKMQSARAGVNPSMATVAIAQERIAQEIARGEATIATLQKEQQALVQRRLEMLSQLNQSQKELQQVEKQLQSSVIRATSDGIILKLNLRNPGQVVRTSEAIAEIAPQNAPLVIKAMIPTADIKKVEVGKKVQLRVNACPYPDYGVLHAVVSAVSPDAIAPQNNNPGGALSAAATPYFEATIQPEKISFGNGDRQCHIQSGMQAEAHIISQEETALRFILRKARLITDL; this is encoded by the coding sequence ATGCTGTATATTCAAAATAAGAAACTTATCCCGCCTCTGCAAGATGATGATGCTTTACCACCAGTTGGTATTTGGACATCTTTGCTGGGGTTATTTCTTATAGTGTCTGTTGGTTCAGCGATCGCCTTATCCTCATGGATTAAATATAATGTTGTCATCAAGGCTGGGGCTACTGTTCGTCCTATAGGCGAAACTCGCTTGGTACAGCCGGAAATTGAGGGGACGATTCAGAATCTCTTCGTAACGGAAAATCAAGTTGTCAAGCGGGGTGATGCGATCGCTACTCTCAATACTGAGCAGTTACAAATCAAGCAAAGTCAACTACAAGGTAATATCCAACAAATTAAATTACAGCTTGTGCAAGTTGATGCTCAAATCAGCACTTTCAATAGTCAGATACTCGCGGAAACCAAGGTAATCGAGCGTACTGTGGCTTCTGCTCAAGCAGATTTGGCTCGTAATCAACGAGAATATCAAGAACGTCAAATCACTACACAAAGTGAATATATCGCCTCTGAAGCTAGTTTGCAAAAAGCTATCGCAGATTTACGTAAATCTCAAGCTGATTTGAATTTTGCTAACGCAGATCGCGATCGCTATCAGCAATTAGCTGATATTGGTGCGATTGGTAGACGGGAATATGAACAGAAAAAACTCGTGGTAGAACAAGCTAAATCCGCCTTGGAAGCGGGAAAGCGCTCTGTGGAAATCGCTCAAGCCAAAATGCAATCAGCAAGGGCTGGGGTTAATCCCAGCATGGCAACGGTGGCGATCGCGCAAGAACGTATTGCTCAAGAAATTGCTAGGGGTGAAGCTACTATCGCTACGTTACAGAAAGAACAGCAAGCTTTAGTTCAGCGACGTTTAGAAATGCTGTCCCAACTCAACCAATCCCAAAAAGAATTACAACAAGTAGAAAAGCAACTGCAAAGCAGCGTAATTCGCGCTACCAGTGACGGTATTATCCTGAAGTTAAATCTGCGGAACCCTGGTCAAGTAGTACGTACTAGTGAGGCGATCGCAGAAATAGCACCACAAAATGCGCCGCTAGTAATTAAAGCAATGATTCCCACCGCAGACATTAAAAAGGTGGAAGTGGGGAAGAAAGTTCAATTGCGTGTTAATGCTTGTCCTTACCCAGATTATGGTGTTCTCCATGCTGTGGTGAGTGCTGTTTCTCCAGATGCGATCGCACCTCAAAATAACAATCCAGGGGGAGCATTATCGGCTGCTGCAACTCCTTATTTTGAAGCTACTATCCAACCAGAAAAAATCTCATTTGGGAATGGCGATCGTCAGTGTCATATCCAGTCAGGTATGCAGGCAGAGGCTCATATTATTTCTCAGGAGGAGACAGCACTACGATTCATCCTCAGAAAAGCAAGACTTATCACTGATTTATAG
- a CDS encoding response regulator transcription factor — MQQTTSEKALRKFLVIDDHESVLSGTVEVLKRHYPEGDFVLAINAESAFNQLTICPPDLIVMDLSIPEKLGIKARPDTGVRLLRTLMKNYPNLNIIVQSAHIRTLVRIRPDIDTHKGGFTVADKSLSTQEMLTRVDWALQGLTHTKDIKGIHTGLEIKPEWLRVLTLAFEEGLQDKAIAEQMCISERMVRHYWSKLQDALGVYPDEGKNIRIQTEKRAREEGLID; from the coding sequence ATGCAACAGACCACATCTGAAAAAGCATTAAGGAAGTTTCTAGTAATTGATGATCATGAATCAGTTTTAAGCGGGACAGTAGAAGTATTAAAAAGACATTATCCTGAAGGCGATTTTGTCTTAGCGATTAATGCAGAAAGTGCCTTTAATCAACTAACAATTTGTCCACCAGACCTGATAGTCATGGATCTTTCCATCCCTGAAAAATTAGGAATTAAAGCCCGCCCAGATACAGGTGTGCGACTGCTGAGAACACTGATGAAAAATTATCCTAATCTCAACATCATTGTACAGAGCGCTCATATTAGAACACTAGTGAGAATCCGACCAGATATTGATACTCATAAGGGAGGTTTCACCGTTGCTGATAAAAGTCTATCTACGCAAGAAATGTTGACTAGAGTAGATTGGGCATTACAAGGATTAACTCATACAAAAGATATTAAGGGAATCCACACCGGACTAGAAATAAAACCAGAGTGGTTGAGAGTTTTAACCTTGGCTTTTGAGGAAGGATTACAAGATAAAGCTATTGCCGAACAAATGTGTATTTCAGAACGTATGGTACGGCATTATTGGAGTAAATTACAAGATGCTTTGGGTGTTTATCCTGATGAGGGAAAAAATATCCGCATTCAAACCGAAAAGCGGGCTAGAGAAGAAGGGTTGATTGATTAA
- a CDS encoding CHASE2 domain-containing protein produces MMQPGLWSGIKAEIAIWRVGILPGLAVIGLVTFTRLFGSLESLEWMALDSFLRWRSEEPIDARILLVEINQGDNYSLTSTISDSGFVGLLEKLQVYQPKVIGLNIDRNLLINSPEDDLVKLFQKYRNLIATENILPAQIHSHLDLPPEQIAFADQILDSDGKARRSLLAINTSNGYKLSFAMRLARIYLAQENISLESSQLGKTKLPRFLPNSGGYIRADASGFQVLINFRSGTRRFRTLSGEDIKNGKFNPEWIRDRIVIIGITNTHSQDFIPTSAITSIKSAPKQVNTLEIQAHAISQIISAVLDGRPLINTWNDGWEYTWIFVWGFLGIVIARFTKSPLVNFLVVGITITSLLVISYLLLIWGWWVPVIPAILVLTINGMELIALYQYDQALRLGMKTRQDVIESTFETIHNGPLQSLAQVLKLIRCENTNTQELLPKIEKELEKLNHELRGIYEFLQQEYPSQDIKLYLGNNLVLSLQDPLHEVLYQVYSYTLDREFPCFKTIKVAIRSFEPIDEKSLSMEQKRGICRFLEEALCNVGKHATGVTKLQVTCSLIAGWYTLKIIDNGLGVNSSKKGRGTQQFINLARQLRGKFQRSPQIPQGTICELSWPVSQFWR; encoded by the coding sequence ATGATGCAACCTGGACTTTGGAGCGGAATTAAAGCAGAAATTGCCATTTGGCGCGTAGGTATATTACCAGGATTAGCAGTCATTGGACTAGTCACCTTTACAAGACTTTTTGGTTCGCTAGAGTCCTTAGAATGGATGGCTTTGGATAGTTTTCTCCGTTGGCGCTCAGAAGAACCTATAGATGCACGAATTCTGTTAGTAGAAATTAATCAAGGTGATAATTATTCTCTAACATCAACTATATCAGATAGTGGTTTTGTAGGGCTGCTGGAGAAGTTACAAGTTTATCAGCCTAAAGTTATCGGTCTAAATATTGATCGGAATTTACTCATCAATTCTCCAGAGGATGACCTGGTCAAGCTTTTTCAAAAGTACAGAAATTTAATTGCTACTGAAAACATTTTACCTGCCCAGATTCATTCGCATCTAGATTTGCCTCCTGAACAGATTGCTTTTGCAGACCAAATTCTAGATAGTGACGGTAAGGCGAGACGTAGTCTATTGGCAATTAATACATCTAATGGCTATAAATTATCTTTTGCTATGCGATTAGCAAGAATTTATTTAGCCCAGGAAAATATTAGTTTAGAAAGTAGTCAGTTGGGAAAAACGAAACTACCCCGCTTTTTACCAAACTCTGGAGGATATATCCGTGCTGATGCCAGTGGATTTCAAGTACTAATAAATTTCCGTAGTGGCACCAGAAGATTTAGAACTTTATCTGGGGAGGACATTAAAAATGGTAAATTTAACCCTGAATGGATACGCGATCGCATAGTCATTATCGGTATTACAAATACTCATAGTCAGGACTTTATCCCAACTTCAGCGATTACATCAATTAAATCAGCCCCCAAGCAAGTTAACACATTGGAAATCCAAGCACACGCCATCAGTCAAATTATTAGTGCTGTGCTTGATGGTAGACCACTAATTAATACTTGGAATGATGGATGGGAATATACTTGGATTTTTGTTTGGGGTTTTTTAGGAATAGTGATTGCTAGGTTCACTAAATCCCCACTAGTAAATTTTTTGGTTGTGGGAATAACTATCACTAGTCTACTAGTAATTAGTTACCTACTATTAATTTGGGGGTGGTGGGTTCCAGTCATACCTGCAATTTTAGTCTTGACCATAAATGGTATGGAACTGATAGCATTATATCAATACGACCAAGCTTTACGCTTAGGGATGAAAACGCGTCAAGACGTAATAGAAAGTACCTTTGAAACCATCCATAATGGACCACTACAAAGTTTAGCCCAAGTTTTAAAATTGATACGCTGCGAAAATACCAATACTCAGGAATTGCTCCCAAAGATTGAAAAAGAACTAGAGAAATTAAATCATGAGCTACGAGGAATTTACGAATTCTTGCAGCAAGAATATCCCAGTCAAGATATCAAACTGTATTTAGGTAATAATTTAGTCCTTAGTTTGCAAGATCCACTACACGAAGTCCTCTATCAAGTTTACAGTTATACTTTAGATAGAGAGTTTCCTTGCTTTAAAACAATTAAAGTTGCCATACGTAGCTTTGAACCAATAGATGAAAAAAGTTTAAGTATGGAACAAAAACGAGGAATTTGTAGATTTTTAGAAGAAGCTTTATGTAATGTAGGTAAACACGCTACCGGAGTCACTAAACTCCAAGTCACTTGCTCATTAATAGCAGGTTGGTACACGTTGAAAATTATAGATAATGGCTTAGGCGTAAATTCATCCAAAAAAGGACGAGGAACCCAACAGTTTATCAATTTAGCACGACAACTACGGGGAAAATTCCAGCGATCGCCCCAAATCCCCCAAGGAACCATCTGCGAATTATCTTGGCCAGTCAGTCAGTTTTGGAGATAG
- a CDS encoding ribonuclease Z has product MQITFLGTSSGVPTRARNVSSVALRLPQRAELWLFDCGEGTQHQILRSDLKVSQLSRIFITHLHGDHIFGLMGLLASCGLAGNVQRVDIYGPSGLNEYIQSASRYSHTHFSYPIKIHTVRPGVIYEDDEFTVTCGLLHHRITAFGYRVAEKDRAGRFDIEKAKELQIPPGRVYGQLKRGETVTLEDGRVINGAELCGPTEIGRKMAYCTDTIYCDGAVELAQDADVLIHEATFAHQDSEMAFQRLHSTTTMAAQTALAAGVRRLLMTHFSPRYAPGNTIELKDLLQEARAIFPRTDMAYDFMTYEVPRRREPILSSVSSSSV; this is encoded by the coding sequence GTGCAGATTACATTTTTAGGGACAAGTTCTGGTGTACCCACAAGAGCGCGCAATGTTTCCAGCGTTGCGCTGAGACTACCGCAACGGGCAGAGTTGTGGTTATTCGACTGTGGCGAAGGTACTCAACACCAAATTTTGCGGAGTGACTTAAAAGTCAGCCAATTGTCCCGAATATTTATTACCCATCTGCATGGTGATCACATTTTTGGTTTAATGGGTCTTCTTGCTAGTTGTGGCTTGGCGGGTAATGTTCAAAGAGTTGATATTTATGGCCCATCGGGTTTAAACGAGTATATCCAATCCGCTTCTCGTTATTCTCATACACATTTCTCCTATCCCATTAAAATCCATACTGTCCGCCCTGGTGTCATATATGAAGATGATGAATTTACCGTGACTTGTGGACTATTACATCATCGCATCACCGCCTTTGGCTATCGCGTAGCCGAAAAAGACCGAGCCGGACGCTTTGATATAGAAAAAGCCAAAGAATTGCAAATCCCACCTGGGAGAGTTTATGGTCAACTCAAGCGTGGTGAAACCGTTACCCTTGAAGATGGGCGTGTCATTAATGGCGCTGAATTATGCGGCCCCACAGAAATTGGGCGGAAAATGGCCTACTGCACAGACACAATATATTGTGATGGTGCTGTTGAGTTAGCTCAGGATGCAGACGTGTTAATCCACGAAGCCACCTTTGCCCATCAAGATTCAGAAATGGCTTTTCAGCGATTACACTCAACAACCACAATGGCAGCGCAAACAGCCTTAGCTGCTGGAGTGCGTCGATTACTGATGACTCACTTCAGTCCTCGCTATGCACCTGGTAACACCATAGAGTTAAAAGATTTGCTACAAGAAGCCCGTGCCATCTTTCCTCGTACAGATATGGCCTATGATTTTATGACTTATGAAGTACCCAGGCGACGAGAACCAATTTTAAGCTCAGTCTCCTCAAGTTCGGTGTAG
- the psaA gene encoding photosystem I core protein PsaA, translated as MTISPPEREEKKARVIVDKDPVPTSFEKWAQPGHFDRTLARGPKTTTWIWNLHALAHDFDTHTSDLEDISRKIFAAHFGHLAVVTIWLSGMIFHGAKFSNYEAWLSDPLNVRPSAQVVWPIVGQDILNGDVGGGFHGIQITSGLFQVWRGWGITNSFQLYCTAIGGLVLAGLFLFAGWFHYHKRAPKLEWFQNVESMLNHHLQVLLGCGSLGWAGHLIHVSAPINKLLDAGVAVKDIPLPHEFILNKSVLIDLFPGFAAGLTPFFTLNWGQYADFLTFKGGLNPVTGGLWLTDISHHHLAIAVLFIIAGHQYRTNWGIGHSIKEILENHKGPFTGEGHKGLYENLTTSWHAQLATNLAFLGSLTIIIAHHMYAMPPYPYLATDYATQLCIFTHHIWIGGFLIVGGAAHAAIFMVRDYDPVVNQNNVLDRVIRHRDAIISHLNWVCIFLGFHSFGLYIHNDTMRALGRPQDMFSDTAIQLQPVFAQWVQNLHTLAPGGTAPNALEPVSYAFGGGVLAVGGKVAMMPIALGTADFLIHHIHAFTIHVTVLILLKGVLFARSSRLIPDKANLGFRFPCDGPGRGGTCQVSGWDHVFLGLFWMYNSLSIVIFHFSWKMQSDVWGTVDAAGNVSHITGGNFAQSAITINGWLRDFLWAQASQVINSYGSALSAYGLMFLGAHFVWAFSLMFLFSGRGYWQELIESIVWAHNKLKVAPAIQPRALSITQGRAVGVAHYLLGGIATTWAFFHAHILSVG; from the coding sequence ATGACAATTAGTCCTCCGGAGCGAGAGGAAAAGAAAGCAAGAGTAATCGTCGATAAAGATCCGGTTCCCACCTCATTTGAAAAATGGGCGCAGCCAGGACACTTCGACAGAACTCTCGCTAGAGGTCCAAAAACCACCACATGGATTTGGAACCTCCACGCTCTCGCCCACGATTTTGATACACATACAAGCGATTTAGAAGACATCTCCCGCAAAATATTTGCGGCGCACTTCGGCCACCTGGCAGTTGTGACAATTTGGTTGAGCGGGATGATTTTCCACGGCGCGAAGTTTTCTAACTACGAAGCCTGGTTAAGTGACCCGTTGAACGTGAGACCCAGTGCTCAAGTCGTTTGGCCCATTGTTGGACAAGACATATTGAATGGTGATGTCGGTGGTGGATTCCACGGTATTCAGATCACCTCAGGCTTGTTCCAAGTATGGCGTGGCTGGGGTATCACCAACTCCTTCCAGCTTTACTGCACAGCTATTGGCGGCTTGGTATTAGCGGGCTTGTTCCTATTTGCCGGCTGGTTCCACTATCACAAACGCGCTCCCAAACTGGAATGGTTCCAGAATGTGGAGTCGATGTTGAACCACCACCTACAAGTCTTGCTAGGCTGCGGTTCCTTAGGATGGGCTGGACACTTAATTCACGTCTCCGCACCAATCAACAAGCTTTTGGATGCAGGGGTTGCAGTTAAAGATATCCCCTTGCCTCACGAGTTCATCCTCAACAAGAGCGTTTTGATTGACCTGTTCCCCGGCTTTGCTGCTGGTTTAACACCTTTCTTCACCTTGAATTGGGGTCAGTACGCTGACTTCTTAACCTTCAAGGGCGGTTTAAACCCTGTAACCGGTGGTCTGTGGCTGACTGATATTTCTCATCACCACTTGGCGATCGCTGTATTGTTCATCATTGCAGGACACCAATACCGCACTAACTGGGGTATCGGTCACAGCATCAAAGAAATTCTAGAGAACCACAAAGGCCCCTTCACAGGTGAAGGCCACAAAGGTCTCTACGAAAACCTGACCACATCTTGGCACGCTCAATTGGCAACAAACCTTGCCTTTTTGGGTTCCTTGACCATCATCATCGCGCACCATATGTACGCGATGCCTCCCTACCCATACTTAGCAACTGACTACGCAACACAGTTGTGTATCTTCACCCACCACATCTGGATCGGCGGATTCCTCATCGTCGGTGGCGCTGCTCACGCAGCAATATTTATGGTGCGGGACTACGATCCTGTCGTTAACCAAAACAACGTATTGGATCGGGTGATTCGTCACAGAGATGCAATTATTTCCCACCTGAACTGGGTTTGTATCTTCCTTGGCTTCCACAGCTTTGGTTTATACATCCACAACGACACAATGCGTGCCTTGGGTCGTCCCCAAGATATGTTCTCCGACACAGCAATTCAGTTGCAGCCGGTATTTGCTCAGTGGGTACAAAACCTGCATACCCTAGCTCCTGGTGGCACTGCACCAAACGCTTTAGAACCTGTTAGCTACGCCTTTGGCGGTGGTGTACTGGCTGTAGGTGGCAAGGTCGCAATGATGCCTATCGCATTAGGTACAGCCGACTTCTTGATCCACCACATCCACGCCTTCACCATTCACGTAACAGTTCTGATTCTGTTGAAAGGTGTATTGTTCGCCCGCAGCTCTCGTCTGATTCCAGACAAAGCGAACTTGGGCTTCCGCTTCCCTTGCGATGGTCCCGGTCGTGGTGGTACTTGTCAAGTATCCGGTTGGGATCACGTATTCCTCGGATTATTCTGGATGTACAACTCCCTATCAATTGTAATTTTCCACTTCAGCTGGAAAATGCAGTCTGATGTCTGGGGAACAGTAGACGCAGCAGGTAATGTGTCTCACATCACTGGTGGTAACTTTGCCCAAAGTGCCATCACAATCAACGGCTGGTTGCGTGATTTCTTGTGGGCGCAAGCTTCTCAAGTAATCAACTCCTACGGAAGTGCGTTGTCCGCTTATGGACTAATGTTCTTGGGCGCTCACTTTGTATGGGCATTCAGCTTAATGTTCCTGTTCAGTGGTCGTGGCTACTGGCAAGAATTAATTGAGTCCATTGTTTGGGCGCATAATAAACTGAAGGTAGCTCCTGCAATCCAACCCCGCGCTCTGAGCATTACTCAAGGTCGTGCTGTTGGTGTAGCTCACTACCTCCTGGGAGGAATTGCTACAACCTGGGCATTCTTCCACGCACACATACTTTCGGTAGGCTAG
- the psaB gene encoding photosystem I core protein PsaB produces MATKFPKFSQDLAQDPTTRRIWYAMAMGNDFESHDGMTEENLYQKIFATHFGHLAIIFLWASSLLFHVAWQGNFEQWIKDPLHVRPIAHAIWDPHFGKPAIEAFTQAGANGPVNIAYSGVYHWWYTIGMRTNTELYTGSVFLLLFASLFLFAGWLHLQPKFRPSLAWFKSAESRLNHHLAGLFGVSSLAWAGHLIHVAIPESRGQHVGWDNFLTTAPHPAGLQPFFTGNWGVYAQNPDTAGHIFSTSQGSGTAILTFLGGFHPQTESLWLTDIAHHHLAIAVLFIVAGHMYRTNFGIGHSIKEMMNAKTFFGKPVEGPFNMPHQGIYDTYNNSLHFQLGWHLACLGVVTSWVAQHMYSLPSYAFIAKDYTTQAALYTHHQYIAIFLMVGAFAHGAIFLVRDYDPEQNKGNVLERVLQHKEAIISHLSWVSLFLGFHTLGLYVHNDVVVAFGTPEKQILIEPVFAQFIQAAHGKVLYGLDTLLSNPDSVAYTAYPNYANVWLPGWLDAINSGTNSLFLTIGPGDFLVHHAIALGLHTTTLILVKGALDARGSKLMPDKKDFGYAFPCDGPGRGGTCDISAWDSFYLSLFWALNTVGWVTFYWHWKHLGIWQGNVAQFNENSTYLMGWFRDYLWANSAQLINGYNPYGVNNLSVWAWMFLFGHLVWATGFMFLISWRGYWQELIETLVWAHERTPIANLIRWKDKPVALSIVQARVVGLAHFTVGYVLTYAAFLIASTAGKFG; encoded by the coding sequence ATGGCAACAAAATTTCCAAAATTTAGCCAGGATCTAGCACAGGACCCAACTACCCGTCGCATTTGGTATGCGATGGCTATGGGCAACGACTTTGAAAGCCACGATGGCATGACCGAAGAAAATCTTTACCAAAAGATTTTCGCTACTCACTTCGGTCACCTGGCAATCATTTTCTTATGGGCTTCTAGCCTCCTGTTCCATGTAGCCTGGCAAGGTAACTTTGAACAGTGGATTAAAGATCCTCTACACGTCCGCCCAATTGCTCACGCGATTTGGGACCCCCACTTCGGTAAACCAGCTATTGAAGCTTTTACCCAAGCTGGTGCTAACGGCCCAGTAAACATTGCTTACTCTGGTGTTTACCACTGGTGGTACACCATCGGTATGCGGACAAACACCGAACTATATACAGGTTCAGTCTTCCTGTTGTTGTTCGCGTCCTTGTTCTTGTTTGCTGGTTGGTTGCATTTACAACCCAAGTTCCGTCCTAGCCTAGCTTGGTTTAAGAGTGCTGAATCTCGTCTGAACCACCACTTAGCAGGTTTGTTCGGCGTTAGCTCTCTAGCTTGGGCCGGTCACTTGATTCACGTTGCTATCCCCGAATCTCGCGGACAGCACGTAGGTTGGGATAACTTCTTAACCACAGCGCCCCACCCAGCAGGCTTACAACCCTTCTTCACAGGCAACTGGGGTGTTTACGCTCAAAACCCTGATACAGCAGGTCACATTTTCAGTACCTCTCAAGGTTCTGGTACAGCAATTCTGACCTTTTTGGGTGGTTTCCATCCTCAAACAGAATCCCTGTGGTTGACAGACATAGCTCATCACCACTTGGCGATCGCTGTACTATTCATTGTTGCTGGTCATATGTACCGTACCAACTTCGGTATTGGTCACAGCATCAAAGAAATGATGAATGCCAAAACTTTCTTTGGCAAACCTGTTGAAGGTCCCTTCAATATGCCTCACCAAGGCATTTATGACACCTACAACAACTCTCTGCACTTCCAATTAGGTTGGCACCTAGCTTGTTTGGGTGTTGTTACCTCTTGGGTGGCGCAGCATATGTACTCTCTGCCTTCCTACGCATTCATTGCTAAGGACTACACAACACAGGCAGCACTGTACACCCACCACCAATACATAGCCATTTTCTTAATGGTTGGTGCTTTTGCTCACGGTGCTATCTTCTTAGTCCGTGACTACGATCCTGAACAAAACAAAGGTAACGTGCTTGAGCGTGTGCTACAGCACAAAGAAGCGATTATCTCCCACCTCAGCTGGGTATCGCTATTCTTAGGCTTCCACACCTTAGGCTTATACGTCCACAACGACGTAGTAGTTGCTTTCGGAACACCTGAAAAGCAAATCTTGATTGAGCCAGTATTTGCTCAGTTCATTCAAGCTGCTCACGGTAAGGTACTCTACGGCTTAGATACATTGCTGTCTAACCCCGATAGCGTTGCCTACACAGCCTATCCTAACTACGCCAACGTTTGGCTACCAGGCTGGTTAGATGCCATTAACTCTGGTACTAACTCCCTGTTCTTAACAATTGGCCCTGGCGACTTCTTGGTACACCATGCGATCGCCTTAGGTCTGCACACCACCACCCTCATCCTAGTCAAAGGTGCTTTGGATGCTCGTGGTTCCAAGCTGATGCCGGATAAAAAGGACTTCGGCTATGCCTTCCCTTGCGACGGTCCAGGCCGTGGCGGTACTTGCGACATCTCCGCTTGGGACTCCTTCTACCTATCTTTATTCTGGGCGTTAAATACAGTAGGTTGGGTAACATTCTACTGGCACTGGAAACATTTAGGTATTTGGCAAGGTAACGTTGCTCAGTTCAACGAAAATTCCACCTACCTCATGGGCTGGTTCCGTGACTACCTCTGGGCTAACTCTGCTCAGTTGATCAACGGTTACAACCCCTACGGTGTGAACAACCTGTCTGTCTGGGCGTGGATGTTCCTCTTCGGACACCTAGTTTGGGCTACTGGCTTCATGTTCCTCATCTCCTGGAGAGGTTACTGGCAAGAGTTGATCGAAACCCTAGTTTGGGCGCACGAACGTACTCCTATCGCTAACCTAATTCGCTGGAAAGACAAGCCAGTTGCTCTCTCCATCGTTCAAGCTCGTGTAGTTGGTCTAGCTCACTTCACCGTCGGCTATGTCCTCACCTACGCAGCCTTCCTCATCGCCTCCACTGCTGGTAAGTTCGGTTGA
- a CDS encoding type II toxin-antitoxin system PemK/MazF family toxin, translated as MSLQKGDIVLVPFPFTDLTGTKLRPGLILWVDNSGNDITLCFISSQDVTNLTSGEFVLDPSDAEFAGTGLKLISKVRVTRLVTLERRLITRRIGKLGVNQIQQLNLLMIQAFQLME; from the coding sequence ATGTCTCTACAAAAAGGAGATATAGTCTTGGTTCCATTCCCATTTACAGATTTGACTGGAACAAAATTGCGCCCTGGCTTAATTTTATGGGTTGATAATTCAGGTAATGATATAACTTTATGTTTTATCTCTTCTCAAGATGTCACTAATTTAACATCAGGAGAATTTGTTTTAGACCCATCAGATGCAGAGTTTGCCGGAACTGGATTAAAACTTATTTCTAAAGTTAGAGTAACCAGACTAGTTACGCTTGAACGTAGATTAATTACTAGAAGAATCGGTAAATTAGGAGTAAATCAAATCCAGCAGTTGAATTTACTTATGATTCAAGCGTTTCAATTGATGGAATAG